CGGATTTCACGGTTCTTGCCTTCCTGAAGGCTGACGGTCAGCCAGGCGTTATCGCCCTTCTGCGAGTCCAGACCGGCTTCAATGGGACCATAGCGCACACCATCGAATTCCGAGCCATGAGCCAGAGCAGCCAGCTTGCGCTCGTCCACAACGCCGAACACGCGCACGCGGTAGCGGCGTATCCAAGCATTGGAAGGCAGCTCAAGGCGGCGGGCAAGCTCACCGTCATTGGTGAGCAGAAGCAGCCCTTCGGAATTGATGTCCAGACGCCCGACGCTGACGACGCGCGGCATGCCCTCAGGCAGGGAGTCGAACACGGTGGGTCGTCCCTGCGGGTCACGATGGGTGGTCATGAGCCCGTCCGGCTTGTGATAGCGCCAGACACGGGTGTGTTCCTTGCCCCCGATCACCTTGCCATCAAGCTGAATGATGTCGCCATCCTGTACGAAGGTGGCGGGATGCTCGACCGAAGAGCCGTTCATGCGGATGCGACCGGCCTCGATCATGCGTTCGATGTCGCGTCGACTGCCCACACCTGCGCGGGCCATCCATTTGGCGATGCGTTCGCCCTTCTGTTCTTCGGTCATGCTCGTCTGTCCTGTGGTGTCGCGTGTCGGGCCGCGTCGATGAAACCAGCCAATAGACGCGCGTCACCCGGATCGATAGCGAATTCCGGATGCCACTGCACCCCCAGATAAAAAATTCCGTTGCCAGTGTCGTTGTCGGCGTCGTTGCCGGTGTAGGGGGCCTCGATGGCCTCAATCAGGCCATCAGGGGCATGGGCACTTACCAATAGGCCCCCGGGGTCGCGCACGCCCTGATGATGGGAGGAATTGACCCGCATGGTTGTGCACCCGGTGTAGTGGGCCAGACGTGACCCGGGAACGAGGATCACATCGTGACCGGCTTCGTCGCGCGGGTTCGGCTGTTCATGGGCAATAGGCCCCGGTACATGATCGGGAAGATGCTGGTGCAGTGTCCCACCCCAGGCAATGGCCATCAGTTGCATGCCGCCACAGATGCCTAGTACCGGCAGGGTAAGACGGCGGGCGGCTGCAATGTACGCCAGTTCGGCGTTCGTGCGCCCCGGTTTGAGGGTCGTCTGCGGATGCAGGGCCTCACCATAGAGTGCAGGGTCGGGATCGAATGCGCCTCCGGTGACAACCAGCCCGTCCAGACGCTCCATATAGGCCTGCGCCAGATCAGGCTCGTGGGGCAGCCCCACCGGCAGGCCGCCTGCGTTGCGGATGGCATCGAAATAGTTTTGCCGCAGGGCATGATAGGGCCAGCGGGAAAAATCCTGTGGGCCACCCGGCTCGATATCGAGGG
The sequence above is drawn from the Asaia bogorensis NBRC 16594 genome and encodes:
- a CDS encoding pseudouridine synthase — its product is MTEEQKGERIAKWMARAGVGSRRDIERMIEAGRIRMNGSSVEHPATFVQDGDIIQLDGKVIGGKEHTRVWRYHKPDGLMTTHRDPQGRPTVFDSLPEGMPRVVSVGRLDINSEGLLLLTNDGELARRLELPSNAWIRRYRVRVFGVVDERKLAALAHGSEFDGVRYGPIEAGLDSQKGDNAWLTVSLQEGKNREIRRVMMGLNLHVSRLIRVSYGPFQLGTLQKREIEEVQGKILREQIPGLAAAPRRVRRVVRDTTPDTTSPDAEEE
- a CDS encoding gamma-glutamyl-gamma-aminobutyrate hydrolase family protein — translated: MTRAPLIGLTLDIEPGGPQDFSRWPYHALRQNYFDAIRNAGGLPVGLPHEPDLAQAYMERLDGLVVTGGAFDPDPALYGEALHPQTTLKPGRTNAELAYIAAARRLTLPVLGICGGMQLMAIAWGGTLHQHLPDHVPGPIAHEQPNPRDEAGHDVILVPGSRLAHYTGCTTMRVNSSHHQGVRDPGGLLVSAHAPDGLIEAIEAPYTGNDADNDTGNGIFYLGVQWHPEFAIDPGDARLLAGFIDAARHATPQDRRA